From a region of the Calonectris borealis chromosome 2, bCalBor7.hap1.2, whole genome shotgun sequence genome:
- the CTHRC1 gene encoding collagen triple helix repeat-containing protein 1, whose product MALPGPSRSVTGWKFPASPGRELGLSALKGSLIPALPPRAADTGPCAAASPRPRRIPAPPARTMRRAAAAAAAPLLLLALLLAAAPPPGGAESPKGKQKALRPREVVDVYNGMCLQGPSGVPGRDGNPGANGIPGTPGIPGRDGLKGEKGECMRESIEESWTPNFKQCSWSALNYGIDLGKIAECTFTKMRSNSALRVLFSGSLRLKCKNACCQRWYFTFNGAECAGPLPIEAIIYLDQGSPELNSTINIHRTSSVEGLCEGINAGLVDIAIWVGTCSDYPRGDASTGWNSVSRIIIEELPK is encoded by the exons ATGGCTCTGCCTGGACCTTCCCGCTCGGTTACAGGATGGAAATTCCCGGCCTCCCCGGGGAGGGAGCTCGGGCTCAGCGCTCTGAAAGGCTCATTGATCCCCGCGCTGCCGCCCAGAGCGGCGGACACGGGCCCCTGCGCTGCagcctc gccccggccccggcgcatccccgcgccccccgcccgcaccatgcgccgcgccgcggccgccgccgccgccccgctgctgctgctggcgctgctgctggcggcggccccgccgcccggcggcGCGGAGAGCCCGAAGGGGAAGCAGAAGGCGCTTCGCCCGCGGGAGGTGGTGGACGTG TACAACGGCATGTGCTTGCAAGGCCCCAGTGGCGTTCCTGGACGGGATGGAAACCCAGGAGCCAACGGGATCCCCGGGACACCTGGGATCCCAGGACGGGACGGGCTGAAGGGGGAGAAGGGCGAGTGCATGCGCGAGAGCATCGAGGAGTCCTGGACGCCCAACTTCAAGCAGTGTTCCTGGAGTGCACTTAATTATGGCATCGATCTTGGGAAGATAGCA GAATGTACATTTACAAAGATGCGCTCAAACAGTGCTCTCCGCGTTCTCTTCAGTGGATCGCTTCGGCTAAAATGCAAAAATGCCTGTTGTCAGCGCTGGTACTTTACTTTTAACGGAGCAGAATGTGCTGGGCCACTTCCTATTGAAGCCATAATATATTTAGATCAAGGAAGCCCGGAGCTGAATTCTACTATTAATATACACCGAACTTCTTCAG TGGAAGGTCTGTGTGAAGGGATCAATGCCGGCTTGGTGGATATTGCCATCTGGGTCGGGACTTGCTCAGATTATCCACGGGGAGATGCTTCTACTGGATGGAATTCAGTCTCCCGAATCATCATTGAAGAACTGCCAAAATAA